The following coding sequences lie in one Arachis ipaensis cultivar K30076 chromosome B05, Araip1.1, whole genome shotgun sequence genomic window:
- the LOC107642641 gene encoding glycine cleavage system H protein, mitochondrial isoform X1 — protein sequence MALRLWASSTANALKLSSAASRTHQLPSPFSLSRCFSTVLDGLKYANSHEWVKHEGSVATIGITDHAQDHLGEVVFVDLPEPGGSVKQGGSFGAVESVKATSDVNSPISGEIIEINASLKETPGLRNTTRRDQTTATPTRGTRVRDGVEVRGQKMTVSMAYINLSDADGRSGRKRLG from the exons ATGGCACTCAGGCTGTGGGCTTCTTCAACTGCAAATGCACTCAAACTATCTTCAGCAGCTTCTAGAACTCATCAGCtcccttctcccttctctctctccagATGCTTTTCCACCG TGTTGGATGGACTCAAGTACGCAAACTCACATGAATGGGTCAAGCATGAAGGCTCAGTGGCTACCATTGGAATCACTGACCATGCTCAG GACCATCTTGGAGAGGTTGTGTTTGTAGATCTGCCTGAAccgggtggttcagtgaaacaagGAGGCAGCTTTGGCGCGGTTGAGAGTGTGAAGGCAACCAGTGATGTCAACTCTCCAATCTCTGGTGAAATCATTGAGATTAACGCTTCTCTCAAGGAAACCCCTGGCCTG AGAAACACGACGAGGAGAGATCAAACGACCGCGACTCCAACAAGAGGAACGCGAGTCCGCGACGGAGTTGAGGTGCGTGGACAAAAAATGACCGTCAGCATGGCTTACATTAACCTGAGCGACGCCGACGGAAGAAGTGGGAGGAAAAGGTTAGGCTAG
- the LOC107642641 gene encoding glycine cleavage system H protein 3, mitochondrial isoform X2, with protein sequence MALRLWASSTANALKLSSAASRTHQLPSPFSLSRCFSTVLDGLKYANSHEWVKHEGSVATIGITDHAQDHLGEVVFVDLPEPGGSVKQGGSFGAVESVKATSDVNSPISGEIIEINASLKETPGLINSSPYEGGWMIKVKPNSPAELDSLLGPKEYTKFCQEEDAAH encoded by the exons ATGGCACTCAGGCTGTGGGCTTCTTCAACTGCAAATGCACTCAAACTATCTTCAGCAGCTTCTAGAACTCATCAGCtcccttctcccttctctctctccagATGCTTTTCCACCG TGTTGGATGGACTCAAGTACGCAAACTCACATGAATGGGTCAAGCATGAAGGCTCAGTGGCTACCATTGGAATCACTGACCATGCTCAG GACCATCTTGGAGAGGTTGTGTTTGTAGATCTGCCTGAAccgggtggttcagtgaaacaagGAGGCAGCTTTGGCGCGGTTGAGAGTGTGAAGGCAACCAGTGATGTCAACTCTCCAATCTCTGGTGAAATCATTGAGATTAACGCTTCTCTCAAGGAAACCCCTGGCCTG ATAAACTCGAGCCCATACGAAGGTGGATGGATGATAAAAGTAAAGCCAAATAGTCCAGCTGAACTGGATTCTTTGCTGGGACCAAAGGAGTACACTAAATTCTGCCAGGAAGAAGATGCTGCACATTAA